The following are encoded together in the Blastocatellia bacterium genome:
- a CDS encoding phospho-N-acetylmuramoyl-pentapeptide-transferase → MLYYLFYEILRHVHPSMSWLRVFEYVIFRAAVATLTAMLISLVFGPYLIRKLRELQIGQYIREEGPKSHQKKQGTPTMGGILILSSVVISTVCWMDLSSINVWLAVFSILAFGAIGFADDYLKVAKKNNLGLEGRYKLLFQLVTCLVIIIVLFLSGYPAKLSLPFIKDFTPTLWWPIYGVFIWFIITGFSNAVNLTDGLDGLAISITFVTVATLTVFTYLTGRIEHAQYLGLIHNPSVEEVTVFCSALAGASLGFLWFNSPPAEVFMGDVGSLGIGGCIGTVAVIIKQELLLGLMGGVFIMEMLSVMMQVASYKTTGKRIFKMSPIHHHFELIGWKETKIVFRFLIVAIFFALLSLATLKLR, encoded by the coding sequence GTGCTGTATTACCTATTTTATGAAATTCTAAGGCATGTTCATCCCTCTATGTCTTGGCTGCGGGTGTTTGAATATGTAATCTTTCGTGCTGCTGTAGCCACTTTGACAGCAATGCTTATTAGCTTAGTCTTTGGCCCCTATTTGATTAGAAAATTACGTGAGTTACAAATAGGTCAATATATCCGCGAAGAAGGCCCAAAATCCCACCAGAAAAAGCAGGGGACTCCAACAATGGGAGGGATTTTAATTTTATCCTCTGTTGTTATTTCAACTGTTTGTTGGATGGATTTAAGCAGCATAAATGTTTGGCTAGCGGTTTTTTCTATTTTAGCTTTTGGTGCTATTGGTTTTGCAGACGACTATCTAAAAGTAGCAAAAAAGAACAACTTAGGCTTAGAAGGCCGCTATAAGCTCCTTTTTCAATTAGTTACTTGTCTAGTAATCATCATAGTTTTATTTCTAAGTGGTTATCCAGCTAAACTTAGCTTGCCATTTATTAAAGATTTTACTCCTACCTTGTGGTGGCCGATTTATGGTGTTTTTATTTGGTTTATTATCACAGGCTTTTCTAATGCAGTAAATTTAACAGATGGTCTTGATGGTCTAGCAATTAGCATTACTTTTGTTACTGTAGCCACTTTAACAGTTTTTACTTACTTAACAGGCCGAATAGAACACGCTCAATATTTAGGACTGATTCATAATCCTTCTGTGGAAGAAGTTACAGTCTTTTGCTCTGCTTTAGCTGGTGCAAGCCTTGGCTTTTTATGGTTTAACTCTCCACCAGCAGAAGTTTTTATGGGCGATGTTGGCAGTTTAGGTATAGGCGGCTGTATTGGTACTGTAGCAGTAATTATTAAACAAGAGCTACTGCTTGGACTTATGGGAGGCGTTTTTATTATGGAAATGCTTTCTGTAATGATGCAGGTTGCTTCTTATAAAACCACGGGAAAGCGAATTTTTAAGATGTCGCCTATTCATCATCATTTTGAGCTAATTGGTTGGAAAGAAACAAAAATAGTTTTTCGGTTTTTAATTGTAGCAATATTTTTTGCTTTGCTTAGTTTAGCAACTCTTAAATTACGATAG
- the murD gene encoding UDP-N-acetylmuramoyl-L-alanine--D-glutamate ligase, whose translation MDLKEKQVTVIGMAKSGLAAAKFLASRGAKVLVSDAKSKEKLAAEIEFLISHNIAYETGSHSQEALLMADLIVVSPGVPLEIAPLEQARKAGKKIIGEIELAANFLKGNVIGITGSNGKTTTTTLVGKVLSEANFNTLVGGNIGTPLISLVDNSNDDSITVVELSSFQLESTESLRLKVTSLLNITPNHLDRYASFDDYVTAKKRIFLNQQKDDFAVLNADDKIVSAMADITKARKIFFSCKKELEKGIFLRSDQIIYRDSQGQETLLLKVSEDVRLRGTHNLENVMVALAVGIALNAPIASMKNSISTFQGIEHRLEPVAEINGVNFVNDSKATSVDAAIKAVEAFPSNLILILGGKDKGSDYSPFRPLIAERVKHLILIGAATEKIAAALSGICPVERASTMSDAVEKGFTLAKSGDTVLLAPACSSYDMFDNFEQRGQVFKSEVINLQNKQIC comes from the coding sequence ATGGACTTAAAAGAAAAACAAGTTACCGTCATTGGAATGGCAAAAAGCGGACTAGCTGCAGCTAAGTTTTTAGCCTCGCGCGGTGCAAAAGTTTTGGTTAGCGATGCTAAATCTAAAGAAAAATTAGCCGCAGAAATAGAGTTTTTAATTTCTCATAACATTGCTTATGAAACAGGTAGTCATAGCCAAGAAGCTTTGTTAATGGCTGATTTAATTGTAGTTAGCCCAGGTGTCCCGCTAGAAATTGCTCCCTTAGAACAAGCCCGCAAAGCAGGAAAAAAAATAATTGGAGAAATTGAGCTAGCCGCAAATTTCCTTAAAGGAAATGTTATAGGCATTACAGGATCAAATGGAAAAACAACTACTACAACTCTAGTAGGTAAAGTTTTGTCAGAAGCAAACTTTAATACTCTAGTAGGCGGAAATATTGGTACACCTTTAATTAGCCTGGTTGATAATTCTAATGATGATAGCATTACAGTAGTAGAATTAAGTAGTTTTCAATTAGAGTCTACTGAAAGTCTTCGCTTAAAAGTTACATCACTCTTAAACATCACACCTAATCATTTAGATAGATATGCTAGTTTTGATGATTATGTAACAGCTAAAAAGAGAATTTTTTTAAATCAACAAAAAGATGATTTTGCAGTGTTAAATGCTGATGACAAAATAGTTAGCGCAATGGCAGATATAACCAAAGCGCGAAAAATTTTCTTTAGCTGCAAAAAAGAGCTTGAAAAAGGAATCTTTTTGCGCTCAGATCAGATTATCTATCGTGATTCTCAAGGCCAAGAAACCTTACTTCTTAAAGTTAGTGAAGATGTTCGTTTGCGTGGCACACATAATTTAGAAAATGTGATGGTTGCCTTAGCTGTAGGAATTGCGCTTAATGCCCCTATTGCCTCAATGAAAAATAGTATTTCAACTTTTCAGGGAATTGAGCATCGCTTAGAACCTGTGGCAGAAATCAATGGCGTAAATTTTGTTAATGACTCAAAAGCAACTAGTGTTGATGCAGCTATAAAAGCTGTAGAGGCTTTCCCTAGCAATTTAATCTTAATTCTAGGTGGAAAAGATAAAGGTAGTGATTATAGTCCTTTTCGTCCGCTAATTGCTGAAAGAGTAAAACATCTAATTTTAATTGGTGCAGCAACAGAAAAAATTGCTGCGGCCTTAAGCGGAATTTGCCCTGTTGAACGTGCTAGCACAATGAGCGATGCTGTAGAAAAAGGTTTTACCCTAGCTAAATCAGGTGACACGGTTTTACTTGCTCCAGCCTGTTCTAGCTATGACATGTTTGATAATTTTGAGCAACGCGGACAAGTTTTTAAGTCAGAAGTTATAAATTTACAAAATAAACAAATATGCTAA
- the ftsW gene encoding putative lipid II flippase FtsW → MLRLQLTEQSYGDRLLLATTVGLMLFGILMVYSSSAVMAQQLYGNQFYFFTKQALSAVIGVGGMILLMRFDYRILKHPLVVYGLIAISIFFLVAVLLLPATKGTHRFIRLAGFSFQPSELAKLTVVVFLAYFLEKRAAEIRNFKLTFIPGVIISGLLMGMVLLGKDLGTTFVMGLVTCVMMVVAGIPLKYLGACALPVLPLLYWQLFHVAYRFERLKAFLDPWQYARDEGFQVVQSLIAVGSGGVEGLGLSQGKQKLFYLPEAHTDFIYAVIGEELGLIGAISVVLLFLLFLWRGVKIANNAPDMFGCFLAIGFTVMLVAQAFFNMSVVLSLVPAKGIPLPFISYGGTSLMFSLFAVGVILNVSNYLKAEPE, encoded by the coding sequence ATGCTAAGACTACAATTAACAGAACAAAGCTATGGTGATCGCTTACTGCTAGCTACTACAGTAGGATTAATGCTTTTTGGCATTTTAATGGTCTATAGTTCTTCGGCTGTAATGGCACAACAGCTTTATGGCAACCAATTTTATTTTTTTACTAAACAAGCTCTTTCTGCTGTAATTGGCGTTGGTGGGATGATTCTTTTAATGAGATTTGACTATCGCATCTTAAAACATCCTTTAGTTGTCTATGGATTAATTGCAATTAGCATCTTTTTTCTTGTGGCTGTGCTGCTTCTGCCAGCTACCAAAGGTACACATCGTTTTATCCGTTTAGCAGGATTTTCTTTTCAACCATCAGAATTAGCTAAATTAACTGTGGTAGTTTTCTTAGCTTATTTTTTAGAAAAACGTGCAGCAGAAATACGTAATTTTAAGCTTACTTTTATTCCTGGGGTCATAATTAGCGGTTTATTAATGGGTATGGTGTTGCTGGGCAAAGATTTAGGGACTACCTTTGTAATGGGACTAGTAACTTGTGTAATGATGGTAGTTGCTGGGATACCGCTAAAATATCTAGGTGCTTGTGCTTTGCCGGTGTTACCTTTGCTTTATTGGCAGCTTTTTCATGTCGCTTATCGCTTTGAACGGCTAAAAGCTTTTCTTGACCCTTGGCAATATGCACGTGATGAGGGTTTCCAAGTTGTCCAATCTTTAATTGCCGTTGGTAGTGGAGGGGTAGAGGGTTTAGGACTTTCTCAAGGCAAACAAAAACTTTTTTATCTTCCAGAAGCGCATACAGATTTTATCTATGCTGTAATTGGTGAAGAACTAGGGCTAATTGGTGCAATATCAGTAGTTTTGCTATTTCTGTTATTTCTTTGGCGTGGAGTAAAAATTGCTAACAATGCACCAGATATGTTTGGATGTTTTTTAGCTATTGGTTTTACTGTAATGTTAGTTGCTCAAGCATTTTTTAATATGAGCGTAGTTTTAAGCCTAGTTCCAGCAAAAGGTATTCCACTCCCATTTATTAGCTATGGTGGTACATCGCTAATGTTTAGCTTGTTTGCAGTTGGAGTAATATTAAATGTTTCTAATTATCTTAAAGCGGAGCCTGAGTAG
- the murG gene encoding undecaprenyldiphospho-muramoylpentapeptide beta-N-acetylglucosaminyltransferase, whose amino-acid sequence MALKVIIAGGGTGGHIFPGVAIAREFQSRDSSNEILFVGTEQGLEKKIIPREGFKLEMIHVAALKSVSIAKRIKSLLMLPGSFLEVRKLLKSFRPDVVIGVGGYSSGPVLLLAALQGLPTMVIEPNALPGFTNRVLANFIDKAAVTFEVSKPYFKGKAVVTGNPVRGEFQNIAKKTRASQNHLLIFGGSQGAYAINMAMIEALPKLEAKKAKLSITHQTGEKDLEQVRAAYQQHGWSADVRPFIDKIVDEFARADLILCRSGATTVAELTAAGKAAILVPFPLAADDHQRKNAEALEQAGAAKMIVQKDLTIERLAKELVDLIDNQEKIDVMEIASRKLAHTDAAAKTVDLALALMNQKNKR is encoded by the coding sequence GTGGCACTTAAAGTAATTATTGCTGGTGGTGGTACTGGAGGACATATTTTTCCTGGTGTAGCAATTGCACGGGAGTTTCAAAGCCGAGACTCGTCTAATGAAATTTTATTTGTTGGTACTGAACAAGGGTTAGAAAAAAAAATCATTCCACGAGAAGGGTTTAAGCTGGAAATGATTCATGTAGCAGCACTTAAAAGTGTTTCAATAGCAAAACGTATAAAATCACTTTTAATGCTACCAGGAAGTTTTTTAGAAGTTCGCAAGCTACTAAAAAGTTTTCGTCCTGATGTTGTAATTGGTGTTGGTGGTTATTCTTCTGGGCCTGTACTTTTGTTAGCAGCCCTTCAAGGTTTGCCAACAATGGTAATAGAGCCAAATGCTTTGCCAGGTTTTACTAACCGAGTATTAGCAAATTTTATTGATAAAGCAGCAGTAACTTTTGAGGTTTCTAAACCTTATTTCAAAGGAAAAGCAGTTGTGACTGGAAATCCTGTTAGAGGAGAATTTCAAAATATTGCTAAAAAAACACGTGCTAGCCAAAATCATTTGCTAATATTTGGCGGTTCTCAAGGTGCGTATGCAATCAATATGGCAATGATTGAAGCTCTGCCAAAACTCGAGGCAAAGAAAGCTAAACTTTCTATTACTCATCAAACAGGAGAAAAAGATTTAGAGCAAGTTCGGGCAGCTTATCAACAACATGGGTGGTCAGCCGATGTACGTCCTTTTATAGACAAAATTGTTGATGAGTTTGCCCGAGCCGATTTAATTTTATGCCGTTCTGGTGCTACAACTGTGGCTGAATTGACCGCAGCAGGAAAAGCCGCAATACTTGTGCCTTTTCCGCTAGCAGCCGATGATCATCAGCGAAAAAACGCTGAAGCTTTGGAGCAAGCTGGCGCGGCAAAAATGATTGTCCAAAAAGATTTGACCATAGAACGCTTGGCAAAAGAACTAGTTGACTTGATTGATAATCAAGAAAAGATAGACGTAATGGAAATAGCTAGCCGAAAACTAGCACACACAGACGCAGCAGCAAAAACCGTAGATTTAGCTTTAGCTTTAATGAATCAAAAGAATAAAAGATGA
- a CDS encoding UDP-N-acetylmuramate--L-alanine ligase translates to MFKRYRHIHFVGIGGIGMSGIAEVLLNQGYGVSGSDVKLSPVTERLSALGGTIYEGHSADNVKGADVVVISSAVRMDNPEVVIAKSRQIPVIPRAEMLAELMRLKYGIAVAGAHGKTSTTSMIGLVLNLAGLDPTIVVGGRVNAFGSNAKLGRGEFMVVEADESDGSFLKISPTIAIVTNIDREHLDYYKDLSEICQHFIDFVNKVPFYGSIILCLDDANVQSIIPQVKRQLITYGFSAQAYISAVNIKLTDKFGSEFSVRDRGRDLGRVKLQVPGQHNIYNALAAIAVGLDLNIDFEKISASLAQYHGVDRRFQIKGEKNDILVVDDYGHHPAEIKATLAAAKSSGRRLVVFFQPHRYSRTKHLYDEFARAFYEADVLRLADIYAASEDPIEGINSQNLASSIEQFGHRDVAYIGPVSNGASSLKEIVRAGDLVLTLGAGNVWQAGEELLKVL, encoded by the coding sequence ATGTTTAAACGCTATAGACATATCCATTTTGTAGGTATTGGCGGAATTGGAATGAGTGGTATTGCAGAAGTTTTACTTAATCAAGGCTATGGGGTTAGTGGCTCAGATGTAAAGCTTTCTCCTGTAACTGAACGTCTGTCAGCATTGGGAGGCACTATTTACGAAGGCCATTCGGCTGATAATGTTAAGGGTGCTGATGTTGTCGTCATTTCTTCAGCCGTTCGCATGGATAATCCCGAAGTAGTTATAGCAAAAAGTCGTCAAATTCCTGTTATTCCACGTGCTGAAATGCTGGCTGAACTGATGCGCCTTAAATATGGAATTGCTGTTGCAGGTGCGCACGGTAAAACCTCGACTACATCAATGATTGGGCTAGTGTTAAATCTAGCAGGACTTGACCCAACAATTGTTGTTGGTGGACGAGTAAATGCTTTTGGAAGTAATGCAAAGCTTGGACGCGGTGAATTTATGGTTGTAGAAGCTGATGAAAGCGATGGATCTTTCTTAAAAATCTCTCCAACCATTGCAATTGTTACTAATATTGACCGCGAACACCTAGACTATTACAAGGATTTAAGCGAAATTTGTCAGCATTTTATTGATTTTGTTAATAAAGTCCCGTTTTACGGAAGTATTATCTTATGTTTAGATGACGCTAATGTTCAGTCAATCATCCCACAAGTTAAGCGTCAATTAATTACTTATGGCTTTTCTGCTCAAGCATATATTTCTGCTGTAAATATTAAGCTAACAGATAAATTTGGCTCAGAATTTAGTGTTCGTGACCGAGGCCGCGACTTAGGACGAGTTAAATTACAGGTTCCAGGCCAGCATAATATTTATAATGCTTTAGCTGCAATTGCTGTTGGGCTAGACCTAAACATTGATTTTGAAAAAATCTCTGCTTCACTTGCTCAATATCACGGTGTTGACCGTCGTTTTCAAATTAAGGGCGAGAAAAATGATATTTTGGTGGTGGATGACTATGGACATCATCCAGCAGAAATCAAAGCTACTTTAGCAGCAGCAAAAAGTAGCGGAAGACGTTTAGTTGTCTTCTTTCAACCTCACCGCTATAGCAGGACAAAGCATCTTTATGATGAATTTGCCCGTGCTTTTTACGAGGCAGATGTGCTTAGACTCGCTGATATTTATGCAGCTAGCGAAGATCCAATTGAGGGAATTAATTCTCAAAATCTGGCTAGCAGTATTGAGCAGTTTGGTCATAGAGATGTTGCTTATATAGGCCCGGTTAGCAACGGTGCCTCTAGCCTAAAAGAAATTGTTCGGGCCGGAGATCTAGTTTTAACTCTGGGTGCTGGCAATGTTTGGCAAGCTGGAGAAGAATTATTAAAGGTTTTGTAG
- a CDS encoding FAD-binding protein codes for MEIREQITEICQQLEVTLRCGQKMRNHTALGVGGEIDAIAYPETPEAAAQLIAELDKARINWSALGMGSRIIAQDAPISRVAISLKLLEEVLLFKNNIVQVHCGYRMSKLAVAIVERGFCRLEKFVPYLGTLGAVIHHRDNKDLFLSSIESFTCISEGKIVKMPGYELYHFTDIEKEKYLRLVLGAELKVFGNNSEGYKKKLLEKVNRQLKKRRDHLIGTGPIFTEKVGRFSSAKLIENAGLKGFSCGQTMISLHDTNFIINNGNAKATEVLDLIEQVKDKVKQHSGVELSLALEVWR; via the coding sequence ATGGAGATAAGAGAGCAAATTACAGAAATTTGTCAGCAACTAGAAGTAACGCTACGTTGTGGTCAGAAAATGCGCAACCATACGGCTCTAGGTGTAGGTGGAGAAATTGACGCAATTGCTTATCCAGAAACACCAGAAGCCGCAGCCCAATTAATAGCAGAACTTGATAAAGCTAGAATTAATTGGTCTGCTTTGGGGATGGGTAGCCGAATAATTGCCCAAGATGCACCTATTAGCCGAGTTGCAATTAGCTTAAAACTTTTAGAAGAAGTTTTGCTCTTTAAGAATAATATTGTACAAGTTCATTGCGGCTATAGAATGTCAAAATTAGCTGTTGCAATTGTTGAGCGTGGATTTTGTCGCTTGGAAAAATTTGTTCCTTATCTAGGGACTTTAGGCGCGGTAATTCACCATAGAGATAATAAAGACTTGTTTCTTTCTTCTATTGAAAGTTTTACTTGTATTAGTGAAGGTAAGATAGTAAAAATGCCTGGCTATGAACTCTATCATTTTACTGATATAGAAAAGGAAAAATACTTACGCCTAGTGTTAGGAGCAGAGCTAAAAGTTTTTGGTAATAACTCTGAAGGTTATAAAAAAAAGTTACTTGAAAAAGTTAATCGTCAATTGAAAAAAAGACGAGATCATTTAATAGGCACTGGGCCAATTTTTACAGAAAAAGTAGGTAGATTTTCAAGCGCAAAACTAATAGAAAATGCTGGCTTAAAAGGTTTTTCTTGTGGTCAAACGATGATTTCTCTACATGATACTAATTTTATTATTAATAATGGTAATGCTAAAGCAACAGAAGTGTTAGATTTAATTGAGCAGGTCAAAGACAAAGTTAAACAACATTCAGGTGTAGAGTTAAGCTTGGCCTTGGAAGTTTGGCGGTAG
- a CDS encoding FtsQ-type POTRA domain-containing protein, which translates to MASEKIKQVVTPRKRNARSTKSIKIAPIDWEKVHGYSRIALKIGAAIGCLVVIVFLYNSVVSLPAFNLRNVEVSGNSRISSAEIEKAIKNNLSSALFATNLKKIQTQLQSFVWIRKAQVIRILPDTLRIRVEERKPLILVRFEEEQIPVWMDEEAVILGEYDNALDKELPPLATGFVRETVASTQAENLDKVSMYKQLMTAFDGGPKKFSPLIEEIDLSNLKDIRVQLSEGSVEVDLGDRDFRARLTRALDILSALRNRDLTKLRDYKLLDPQILQQAEQIRFISVVHPTQIAIRSAKSSQNKEATQKNPVAQKER; encoded by the coding sequence ATGGCAAGTGAGAAAATTAAACAAGTAGTTACACCAAGAAAGCGCAACGCACGTTCTACTAAAAGCATTAAAATTGCACCTATAGATTGGGAAAAAGTACATGGCTATAGCCGAATAGCCTTAAAAATTGGTGCTGCTATTGGATGTTTAGTAGTAATTGTTTTTCTTTATAATAGCGTAGTTTCCTTGCCAGCATTTAACTTGCGTAATGTTGAAGTAAGCGGTAACTCTCGTATTAGTTCAGCGGAAATTGAAAAAGCAATAAAAAATAATTTATCTAGTGCGCTTTTTGCTACAAACTTAAAAAAGATTCAAACACAACTTCAATCCTTTGTTTGGATTAGAAAAGCTCAAGTAATTCGTATTTTACCTGATACTTTACGTATTCGTGTTGAAGAAAGAAAACCTTTAATTCTTGTTCGCTTTGAGGAGGAACAAATTCCTGTTTGGATGGATGAGGAAGCTGTTATTTTAGGTGAATATGATAATGCTTTAGATAAAGAATTACCGCCACTTGCTACAGGTTTTGTACGTGAAACAGTTGCAAGCACACAGGCAGAGAATTTAGATAAAGTGTCTATGTATAAACAGTTGATGACAGCTTTTGATGGTGGGCCAAAGAAATTTTCTCCGCTTATTGAGGAAATAGATTTATCTAACTTAAAAGACATAAGAGTTCAACTTTCAGAAGGTTCTGTAGAGGTTGATTTAGGTGATAGAGATTTTCGCGCACGTTTAACAAGGGCTTTAGATATACTTTCAGCACTACGCAACCGAGATTTAACAAAGTTAAGAGACTACAAACTTTTAGATCCTCAAATTTTACAACAAGCCGAACAAATACGATTTATTAGTGTTGTTCACCCTACACAAATTGCGATTAGATCCGCAAAATCGTCACAAAATAAAGAAGCTACACAGAAAAATCCAGTAGCTCAAAAAGAGAGGTAA
- the ftsA gene encoding cell division protein FtsA codes for MPKQNPQIVGLDVGSSRVRVVLAEINEQDRLEIVGVGSTESKGLRKGVVVNLDLAVDSIKRAVEIAEQMAGFTVEQVYVGLAGAHIKGYNSKGVVAVSRRNREIGADDIKRVIDQASAVSVPSDREIVDVVPQEFTVDEQDGIGDPLGMLGMRLEVAVHIVTSPITARQNIVTSVNRSGMIVLDTMLEPLAAANAVLTEDEREYGTALIDIGGETTKLAIFQRGAIRHTAVFPVGGNHFTNDIAVGLRTPVPEAERIKRQSGCALSHLLDENERQSMLEIPSVGGQPARPLSRYTLCEILQPRAEEIFCQIQDEIQRVGYERQISSGIVLTGGGSLLPGIPEIAEQILDLPARRGLPQGVGGLSEEIASPEYATALGLVLSGYKSKYGNMRNYLKNTSSLKRKASKIREWIANIF; via the coding sequence ATGCCAAAACAAAATCCTCAAATAGTTGGTCTTGATGTTGGCTCAAGTCGTGTGCGTGTAGTCTTAGCAGAAATAAATGAACAAGACCGCTTAGAAATTGTTGGTGTTGGTAGCACTGAGTCCAAAGGATTACGTAAGGGCGTAGTGGTAAATCTTGACCTAGCGGTTGATTCAATTAAACGTGCTGTAGAAATTGCGGAACAAATGGCAGGTTTTACTGTAGAACAAGTTTATGTTGGACTAGCTGGCGCACATATTAAAGGCTATAACAGTAAGGGAGTTGTTGCAGTATCAAGACGTAATAGAGAAATAGGAGCCGATGATATAAAACGAGTTATTGATCAGGCTAGTGCTGTGTCTGTGCCTTCAGATAGAGAAATTGTTGATGTTGTACCACAAGAATTTACAGTTGATGAACAAGATGGAATCGGCGACCCCTTGGGTATGTTAGGCATGAGATTAGAAGTTGCTGTTCATATTGTCACTTCACCAATAACAGCTAGACAAAACATTGTGACAAGTGTTAATCGATCAGGTATGATAGTTCTGGACACTATGCTAGAGCCTCTAGCTGCTGCCAATGCGGTTCTAACAGAAGATGAACGTGAATATGGCACAGCTTTAATAGATATTGGTGGGGAAACAACAAAATTGGCAATCTTTCAACGTGGTGCTATTCGTCATACAGCCGTTTTTCCTGTTGGAGGCAATCATTTTACTAATGATATTGCCGTTGGACTACGTACACCTGTACCTGAAGCAGAAAGAATTAAGCGTCAATCAGGTTGTGCTTTAAGTCATTTGTTAGATGAAAACGAACGTCAATCAATGCTAGAAATTCCTAGCGTTGGGGGACAACCTGCTCGCCCTCTTTCCCGATATACTTTATGTGAGATTTTACAGCCTAGAGCCGAAGAAATTTTCTGTCAAATCCAAGATGAAATTCAACGTGTTGGTTATGAACGCCAAATTTCTAGCGGCATTGTTTTAACAGGAGGTGGAAGTCTACTTCCTGGAATCCCAGAAATTGCTGAACAAATTTTAGATTTACCTGCTCGCCGTGGTCTTCCACAAGGTGTTGGCGGTCTCTCAGAAGAAATTGCTAGTCCAGAGTATGCCACCGCTCTAGGTCTAGTTCTAAGTGGTTATAAAAGTAAATATGGTAATATGCGTAACTATCTAAAAAATACTAGCAGCTTAAAACGTAAGGCATCTAAGATCAGGGAGTGGATCGCCAATATATTTTGA
- the ftsZ gene encoding cell division protein FtsZ, whose translation MATDKGDTLNLKFADDPPVSGACIKVIGVGGGGGNAVNRMIEARVEGIEFLVANTDLQVLGRSQSPIKLQIGAKLTKGLGAGANPDIGRQAAIDDTEKIIEVLEGADMVFITAGLGGGTGTGAAPIVASLATELGALTVAVVTKPFAFEGRRRMLQAERGLAELRECVDTVITIPNERLLHTVERNTSLQDAFRVADDVLRQAVQGISDLITVPGLINLDFADVKTIMQGMGIALMGTGSSHGENRAVEATQRAIASPLLEEASIEGAKGILVNITGGPDLTLHEVNEASTIIREAADDEANIIFGAVIDERMADNMKITVIATGFDRMAGTQPVPTRSYSIPSTTAINQPVSTKPLDNRNNREDIRRDDLDIPTFMRKKAD comes from the coding sequence ATGGCAACGGATAAAGGTGACACATTGAACTTAAAATTTGCTGATGATCCCCCAGTAAGCGGAGCATGCATTAAAGTAATAGGTGTTGGCGGTGGTGGTGGTAACGCCGTTAACAGAATGATAGAAGCTAGGGTTGAAGGTATAGAATTTTTAGTAGCTAACACGGATTTACAAGTGTTAGGACGCTCTCAATCACCTATAAAGCTACAAATAGGTGCAAAACTAACCAAAGGTCTTGGTGCAGGCGCAAATCCAGACATTGGCCGTCAAGCAGCAATTGATGATACAGAAAAAATTATTGAAGTTTTAGAAGGCGCAGATATGGTTTTTATTACCGCTGGTCTAGGCGGTGGAACTGGTACAGGGGCCGCTCCAATAGTTGCTAGTCTTGCAACAGAACTAGGGGCTTTAACTGTAGCAGTAGTTACTAAGCCATTTGCTTTTGAAGGTCGCCGTCGTATGTTACAAGCTGAAAGAGGCTTGGCCGAACTACGCGAATGTGTAGATACTGTTATTACTATCCCTAATGAAAGATTACTTCATACAGTAGAAAGAAACACTTCCTTACAAGATGCTTTTAGAGTTGCGGATGATGTGCTGCGTCAAGCTGTGCAAGGTATTTCAGATTTAATTACTGTTCCTGGGCTGATAAATTTAGACTTTGCTGATGTAAAAACTATTATGCAAGGTATGGGTATTGCGTTAATGGGAACAGGCTCATCTCATGGAGAGAATCGAGCAGTTGAAGCTACACAAAGAGCTATTGCTAGCCCACTGCTTGAGGAAGCTTCTATTGAAGGAGCAAAAGGAATTTTGGTTAACATTACAGGTGGGCCAGATTTAACATTACATGAAGTTAACGAGGCTTCAACCATAATTCGAGAAGCTGCTGATGATGAGGCTAATATTATTTTTGGTGCGGTAATTGATGAAAGAATGGCTGATAATATGAAGATAACTGTTATTGCAACAGGTTTTGATAGAATGGCTGGCACTCAACCTGTACCAACTAGAAGCTATTCAATACCTTCAACTACAGCTATTAATCAGCCAGTTTCAACTAAACCTTTGGATAATAGAAATAATAGAGAAGATATTAGGCGAGATGATTTAGATATTCCTACCTTTATGCGTAAGAAAGCGGATTAG